ttttatttttcagccTATGGTGGTAGAAAAAGATGCTGGAACAACTCAGGGCACTGCAAAAAAAAATGCGCTGCTGATGAAGTAATACGAGCAGTATGTAAGAATCGTCAATCCTGCTGTGTTTCACAACTAGCGGTTTTCGTCAAGGAAACTATCACTTCTCCCCCATTCACGAATGGTTGGGAAGAAGAGGATATGGATAGAATTGTATCAGTAGCATCTACTTCAACCTACTTGGAATAAATAACAAGAATAAAGAAGATTAAAAGTCTGACCCAGCCCTGAAAACCATATTTCTCTCCCTTATGTTCTTCAAAGCTCACGACTTCCTCTTGACCATCACTCTCCCTATCTTCAAAGTGATAGCGTAAGTCGTATAGATCAACGCACTGAAAAATATCACAGTCACCCACTCCCACCCTCCATCAATGTGTGATTCTAGAATAAAAGGCTGTGTAAAGAAGTCCCCCAAATTTCCAGCATTTCCAGTGGATAAACTCCTTGGTGCTTTTCttgaaatttcaaattttttccaCAGTTTTAATCAATTTTTAGTGTTCCTAGTTTGTAGTTTAGCTATGCACAGCCTTAATTACTTGAAGTATTCCAACTCTGATCTTTCCATTTGGCCTTCTGCCTTCTGAATAAGTGTTTTGGAATACCAGAGGCACTCCTTGTTAGTCCTGCCTCTTGATGGCAGCATAAATGGTGACAGTAAAAATTCCCTGTGTTTAGGAGAGTAGTTCTAGGACACCAAAGGCTTTCTTTATAACAGCAGATACCTCAGATGAAAGAATGCATTTTATAAATGTCTTAACATTATCACTCACTGTAGGAAACTGGCTGGTCCAGGTATGAGCTACAAGGACTCCTTTTTACCCCCATTGCTTCAAGGTTGGAATAGAAGTTATTGAAAAACTGGCTTCATAAACCCGTTTCCTTAACCAAGCCTTATTTGCATACGGACATCCATGGACCGGGATGATCACTTAACTAGGGGATGAAAAGGTGGGTCCTTTTGTCCACCTTATTGCTGAAAGCTTTGTCTCCCCCTGATGGCACAAACGTATATTCACACCCCATCTCTTCTCAGAAAGGTCCATGAAACTCTACCACATACTTCTAATTCTAATATTTTAAGTCTTTGAAAGGTTGAATCTCTGGTCTTTGGTTTCTGCTAACTTAAATTCATGGTGCCTTATTTCCTTGTGTGTTTTACAAtctggggggcttcccttgtggctcagcaggtaaagaactaccttcaatgcaggaaacctaggttcaatccctgggttgggaagatctcctggaaaagagaatggctaccccctccagtattctggcctggagaattccatggacagtatagtccatggggtcacaaagagttggatacgactgagcgagtttcactttccttccctttttggtTTGGGGCTCTaatctttgcattttcttttatctaGTAAATTAGTTGGATAGTGACTTAAAATATTTCCCAGGtgtttcagtggttaaaaaagaaaaaatccacctgccactgtagGAGCCACACGAGACGTGGATTCaacccttggattgggaagatcccccagagaaggaaatggcaacccagaaTAGGCAAGATATCTTATCATGCAAAACTTAATCTCTCACTATGTTTTCCATTGGATGAGAAACACACAAGAGTGGCAGGTGCATGAATTTTAATAAAGGAATATTGGCAGCAGGTTGAGGATAGTGACCACTACCACTCAAGATACTTTTGGCCAGCGATTCTCTCGGCTCCAGTCATTTTTCCCTTCTTTGCCAGAAATGTCTATCCTTACATAGGAAGGGAGGCAGCAGGGTTGATAATTTCTGCAATAGAAGTAGGGCTCTTCAGACTGTCTGCAAGCAGGTCTACAGATTCCCAAGTCACCCATGCATCGAAGCATGTGACGTctgcctggccaaaaaaaaaaaaaaaatacagttaatttCTATTTAGCAGTAACAAATCTGACAATTCAGGGAGCATAGTGAAAGCATAAAGAGCTAAAACAATAataagtaccatttcacacctgtTAAAGTGACCCAAACTCAGACTATtgaaaacagtaaatgctggcaAGGAAGTGGAGCAATAGGAAGTCTCACTCATTGACGGTGAGAAAGGAAAATGGTATAGCttggtggtttcttacaaaactaagcaTATTCTTACCCATGTGATCTTACAATTGCACTCCTTGTTCTGTACCCAAAGGACTTGAAAGTTTATGTCCAGACAAAAATCTGCacacagctttattcataaatgaCAACATTTGGAGGCAACCAAGATGCCCTTCAGTAggtgagaagataaataaactaAGACACATCcagacaatgggatattattcagctctaaaacaaacaaacaaacaaagagctATCAAGCTATGAATAGACACAGAAGAAGCTTAAATGCAcatcactaagtgaaagaagctgaaCCAAGAAGCCTACCGTATAATCCCAGCTATGTGACTTTCTGGAAAAGGATACGATAAAAAGATCattggttgccaggggttggaaTGGGGAAAGAGATGAGTACGTAGGGCACAGATGATGTGGGGGGTGGTGAAGATAGCCTATGTGATACTATaatagtggattcatgtcaatatacatttgtccaaatccatagaatgtacaaGCCCAAGAGTGAGTCTTCATGTGAAACTATGGACTTGGGGTGATTATGATGGGTTAATGTAGATATGTCAATTGTAATAAATGCACAACTCTGGTGGCAGATGTtataacagaggagccttgaatgAGTAGGGGCAGACAGCgtatgggaaatctctgtcccttcttctcaattttgctgtgaacctaaaactggcttaaaaaaaaaaaaaccgtttTAGTGAataccttaaaataaataaagctgctataaacacttGTCTATAGGTTTTTGGaactacattttcatttctctggaatatatgcccaagagtgcaTTTGCTGTGTAGTATACTCATTATATATTTAGTTTAGTGGTTGTACCATTTAACATTCACTCAAGAGATGTATAAAAGAATCGGTTTCTCTGCATCATGGCTGGCATTTGGTATTgtcactatttttaattttaattgttctAATAGATATGTAAGgaatctcattgtggtcttaatttaatttgcatttttctaattgctagtgatgttgagcatcttttcatgtgctcctTTGCCATCCGTATAACCTCTTCAATGAAATATCTTTTCACGTTTTTCTTCCAATTGGATTGTATACTTTtttctgttgagttttgagagttgtTTCTCTATTCTAGATACAAGTTCTTTGTCacatatgtggtttgcaaatatttcacccattttttttccaattattaatttgtctttttgtctGTCCTTTTCACAGGATCTCACAGAGtgcaagttttaaattttaattgaatcttttttttttttcttttacggATTATGCTTTTCATCTCTAAGAA
This portion of the Ovis canadensis isolate MfBH-ARS-UI-01 breed Bighorn chromosome 13, ARS-UI_OviCan_v2, whole genome shotgun sequence genome encodes:
- the DEFB119 gene encoding beta-defensin 119 isoform X1 — encoded protein: MKFLFLFLAILLAMEPVVSGRRHMLRCMGDLGICRPACRQSEEPYFYCRNYQPCCLPSYVRIDISGKEGKNDWSRENRWPKVS